The genomic window ccctgccccattcctgtaaactctgccttaaccacacaagcctcgaacacttatgattttaaagtgtttgaggctggtgcagatgaggacggagcttaggcattggtggaatgaggcattatgacatcacaatctgagctctagaatgttgctacttatgatttcaaagtgtttgaggcttatgcagatgaggacggagcttaggcattggtggaatgaggcattatgacatcacaatctgagctctagaatgttgctacttatgatttgaaagtgtttgaggcttgtgcagatgaggacggagcttaggcattggtggaatgaggcattatgacatcacaatctgagctctagaatgttgctacttatgatttgaaagtgtttgaggcttgtgcagatgaggacggagcttaggcattggtggaatgaggcattatgacatcacaatctgagctctagaatgttgctacttatgatttgaaagggtttgaggcttgtgcagatgaggacggagcttgcaggaatggggcagggacaggaaaagaactcgctgggatgggacgggaaaatgagttcctgtaggGATGGGGGAAAACTTGTCCCCAtctcattctctaattctgaccCTGGAGTATTGCGAGCAGATAAATAACCAATATTCTCTTACTCAATTCTTCCACgtaacagtgtgtgtgtgtgtgtgtgtacatgtgAGACttcattcttcctctcctctctctttacCTTCTTGCTTCTGCCTTCTTTCGCCACTCCCGTCTCTCTGTAGTCTTCAAGAGGATGAGATTGATATCTACGGAGACGTTACCGCCTGCCTTCAGTGTAAAGAGGTGTTTTCCCAGACATAGCAATAGAAATATTAACCCTGCAAAAATTtccagaaaacaaaataaagtttCCTTATACTGGGGAGTGGAGCTCTCTCCTCTGCCTGAAATGGTTTTCGGGTGAAGACCAGATTCTAGCAATAAGCCCACATGCCAATGAGGAAGCTCTCTGGGAATTCTGGCTTGGTGACGTGCTCCAGAGGAAGTTAGTGTTAGCAAACATGACGCAGCATCTCTAGGGCTCCTCTGAGActttctccttcccacagtcagTGGTGACTCTTGATAACCTTTAGGGATTTAATCAGGCATTTCAGGTAATAAGCACAGCAGGAAAGGAAGCTGGTTTCACCTCTGTCTACTATTATTAGAAATTGTGCAAGCTCTAATACACCTATGAGTCAAAAGCAGCATGGATACCACTTAAAGTGATATACCTCCTCGGCTCTGCTAGAAATTACAGGAACCAAAGTGAAGACACCTTTTCTTCTGGTTTGTGCCAATGGTGGAAGCAACAGCTTGAGTCCTAACAAGCATATACCACACATActcccaaccccccttccccaactTAGACAACGGGAGCCAAATCTATCACAGAAGCAGTGTtatacaaattaaaactatccttcccctcgctaaaaggcatttcccacacaggaaagctagggacctccctccacttcaaaatcactgagctctggaacaaccttacctcccctcttcggaacttgagctctctccaagttttccgcaaatatctgaaaacctggcttttctcaaaaaaatgtaagtctccctccaacttaggaatcaaggaaactcttatatcttggcatcccaagtcctctaaattttcttcacacttctacctctaaccctctgttgtagttctttcctatttctcctactgtaaaccgcgtcgagctctatgaacgtggagatgatgcggtatacaaacctaaggattagattagattagattatacaaAAATATGCTGGACTTTTGATTTTGGAAAAAGTTAGATTGAATTTATTCCAAACAATCTGAAGTCTATTCCAATTGTGATTTTGATTCTCCTTTCCTGAGCGTCTGCAGTTTTGATCCTTTGCCTAATCTTTTCTTTCTTATCTCTTCTCATGTAGAGCCatggctgctgctgcttcttctgaGGTGTGGCACACAGGAGCTGTGCCCATTGACCTGCAGAGGGTGGACTCGAAGGATGCCCAGCCCGAGTGCTCCATCTGCTTCACCACTTATGACAATGTCTTCAAGACACCCAAGAGGCTGCAATGCTCTCACACTTTCTGCCTGGAATGTGTGGCCCGGCTGGTGGCAGCACTGCCCCCAGATCAGGCTTCCGATCAGGTGCCCTGCCCATTCTGCCGACAGCCCACCTCCATTCCTGAGCAGGGGGTCCCAGCTCTGCAAACCAGCCAGGAGATGTTGTCCACCTTACCCACCCACCTCCAGCAAGAGGAGCCCGTCTGGATCGAAGGCAATAAACTATGCTATAAGCAAATCTCCACCTCGGACCCTAGCATCGATGAGATGTGCATCTGTTTGGATATTGGACTGAGCAAGGCAGATACCCCAATTCCACCTGCTGAGCCCCGCAGAACAGGACTGAGGGGCTTCTGCTGCGGCTGCAGTGACTGGAAACGCATTCTCCTCATTGCTTTAATGCTTCTCATACTTTTCTGCATCCTTCTGTGGCCAGTGCAATGTGTCCTGAAGACGGGGAATCTGCGCTGCTTCTCGGCACCTACTCCCACCACGAGTCCGCCTGTGCCAGGACAAACCATGAGCACACATTAACCAGAGGGCTGCTGGTATTTGTTTCAAGTTTGGGAGTCGGCCATACTCTAATGTACCAAAGTGGTACTACCAAAGGGAATCTCTCATACTCTGCAGATCACTGTGTCTGAACTCTGTTGAGGTGTTGGGCTTGAGCATATGGCCTGTAACAAAGATGCCAGCTCATTTCTGATGAGATCCTGATTAATTTAGGAACAGAGGAAGACAAGCTCCAGTTAGTAAGGAACTAGGAAGTCTCTCTCTCCTGGCTCTCTGCTCCTTCTTCAGAGTTTTCAGGGAGCTTCTCGGCatgaacagacttaaagataggAGATGAAGAACCAGGACAGCCTCGCCCGTGCCTTATAATCCTTTTAATGCACAAACCTAGCACTTGAGAGAGATCCACATGCCATCCTAAAACTCTTCAGCTGGACAGTGCCACTCAGAAATTTACAAGTTCTAAATATTAACATTTTATGGATGTGGACCATCGTCAGAACTCGGTGAGAGTCTGGAAAAGGGAACGTCCTAAAGTAGAACTCTTGCCAGGAAGGAATCTGCAGCGTGACGGCTCTACGATGGCTTCTGGAGCTCTTGTTTACAGCAGGCAGGGTCTGGACAGCTGGACTGTACCAGCGCATGCCACTGATAAGACAGACAAGTGTAGGGCACCAGAAATGCTTCTTTGTCACAGGGGTTGTGAGTTGTAATATGCCAGAACCTGGAAGACGGTAAAGAGTAGACACAATCAACTTGGGCACTTGCTCGTAGCTGTGAAATGAACACAGAGCACTTTAAAGAAAGTCACACGAATATATGAAAAGGACGTAGTAGAGATACTTAGATGACATCTTGTGGCATGATACCACCTGTTGGGGCTTCCAGCTTCTTTGGTTCAAGGCTGACCTGGAGTTGTACAGAGACCAGCAGTATGTTTCAAAGTATTTGTGCGTTTTGAAACGTGTTCTATTTAAACAGCATGCGTGGACACCAGTGGTATAGCCACGGGTGGGCTGGGGACCACCCAAAATTGTGGCcctcttgctgtagctggtgggaatccctaaaCCCTGCCAGCTAAAGATTTCCTTTTCCATGGGCATCCAGTGCTCTACCAAATATCAGCCGGAAGCACTTGCCTCAAGCTGACGCCTTCGGCACATGCTCGGTTTTCATGCATGCACAAGCACTGAGTATGTGTAGCCCGCTTGTGGTGGCATCAGCTCGAAGCGAGTGCTACCAGCTGCCATGGCTTTCTGAGGAGgaaatcttcagctggcaggggcTGAGTATTCCTGCCAGCTCTGATATTTAACATTTTGAGTTGGTAGGAGGATGTGAAGGGACAGaaagcaggggggggaggggaactatGAATTTTGTGCCCACTCATTTTGGGCTCATGCCCGCCTGCAATCAGGTAGCTGGCTACATCCCTGGTGGCCACCTTGCCTATCTCACAGTAACGGGCTGGGGTGAGAGGAGAGCAACATCCTCCATTCTGCAGCTCCCTGATTTTCCCCTTCTTGTCTCGTCCAGTGAGATCAGCACCAGTCAAACAGCATTTGCTCTTTCTCAACACACCAAGGTCAGAGTTCTCCACTGTGTTTTAGAAAGAGGGTGCTGATTGGCCGGACTACTGATTAACCTTTTTCAAATCTGGCCTCCTATCACCAAGAGTGGTTTCTGTTCTGCTAATGGCAGAAGACCAGAATGATGTCATGGGGGCCAAAAGTTTCTCGGCTGGCTGGCAGATGACGATTCAGTCCAGTGCAGAGGAGAGCCGATTCAAAAAACTTTCCACTCCTTTCACAGTATTATTTCTATTAGACTAGAAGAGCAGAAGACAGCCAGGGAAACCCATTTTAAAATCGGAAGATGAATTAATGGAGTCATAGGTTCCTGCAGCCTGCCTTTgttgtgaggggaagggagggttgaGTTAAACTTTGAAGGAACATGGTCCTTTCCTCTTGCTACAGGTTTTGGGGACATCAGTATTAAAGTATCCATGGACCATGCGGAATATCTTTTCATATATAGCCTCTGTGCTGGTTGGACAGGGGTTGAGTTATACGTAAGAGCATTTATGTAAATAGTAATCCTCATTCTCTGTCAATTATTATatgtactttttaaaatatgttttatacttttagtaaaaaaaataaaataaaaatgcaagcaTCTTTATTTTGATCATCATTTACACAGCAGCCAAACACTATTCTGCATATGCTGGAACAGGAATCATGACACCGGTAAAGTATTCTGAATCATATGTGCAGACTGCCTGCAGCTAATTACAATCTTTACTAAAGACAACAGCCAGAAAAGTCCCAGAACACTACACTCTGATCACACATCTGAAAACATACCATGTAGCTGCTTTAAAACAGCAATTATACCCACTTACCTGGTCCTCCCCCCGCCAAGCTCTGTGCCCACCTTTGGTTTTATTCCCAGGCTCCAACTTTCAGTAGAATTAAGAGGTGCACTTTACCTAATAGCAGAAGAAGAAAGGTGCCACAGAAGCTCGGAGTATCTCGGACACTGCACGTACATGCAGCTGTGTGGGGGAATGTGGTTCAGGTCTCCTGTGCCTTGAGGATCTGGTAAAAGATGAGGGGGAAACACATGGGGCCCAAGGAGGCAGAAGTCATTCCCCAGCTGGTAGATGGGGGGTCAGCCTTATGCATGAGCAAGTGTTCTTTGCATATAGTCCTGCTCCGACCCCTTCTGCTACCAGGATCCTGATGCTTCTGACTTCTCTGAGCCAccacttccttctcctatgtGGTTCAATGAGGTGTTTGGATCATGTCAGTCTCTGTAGAAGAACTTAGTATACATAGTTCATACAACTCGCTAAACTACCCAGGAGGAAGAACTCCAGGGAGGCCTTCTCCTACCCTGGATCACACTAGGAAAAGGACTGCACGACTGCAGGAGGTAGAAGACAGAGACTCGTGGATTAGGTAGGCTTGCCGACAGGATCCAGATTTGCCTAATTCACTTTTGgatttaccccattgcatgcagggatgtGTAGTTCTGATTTCTCCAATGACAAGCAAAACGACACGTTCTTGTATGCAATGGGATaaatccaggactggatcaaccctgtcaggtgaatctggatccagttggcaacctTAGGATTAGATAAGTGTTAGATGGGAGGAAGATCCAGGTTAGGGCCCACAATTGTACTCTGCATATAGGTCCAAATCCCTCACCAGCCTTGCCTGCTGGCAGGAAGGGAGACTGAAGGTTCCAGCTTCAGCAGAAGAGACTTTTTTTTAGCCTGGTCCCATAGCGAAATTGATTTCAGTTTTGGGACCATTTCAGTgaaaggaggtgggggggggggggggagggagaaggggtgaTAAAGAGAGAAACATTTGCCTTTCAAGTGCTGAAACTAATAAGAAAATTACTTCTCAGCCCATTTTACATAAGCAAACATATCGAAGAAGTTGCCAGATCCTGGAAATGCCGGAGCTTGGTAAAACCAAGTATCCGCATTCCACTGAGTTTATCTTTCACAGGAGCACATCAGAGGCAAGAATCCCTGCTCGGGATTGCCAGCTCAGATCATCTATGCCTCATGCCTGAGCTTGCAGTAGATACCCCAGATCCTAGTTCCCTTTCTCCTTCTCCACGCCCTCATATTAGCTCTACCACTTCAATGCACTGAAAAAGTTCTTCTCTCGCTGGCAAATTTTATGGTGTTCAAGCTGATGTCCCCAttgttttgtggggttttttttttttctttgcccaTCTTCCTTGGGAAAACCCCCATGCAATACTGCTCtcttaagcaaaaaaaacaaaccaggatGGATATTGCTGGGAGGGACTAGAAAGAGACCAGGCGGCTCAAGTCCATATAGACATAGTACAAGGTGAAGCATGGAATTGTTCAGCCctaggctatggggctcattttcaaaaaagaaaagcatctataaagaggcagatggatgtttttcttgcaaaAACCCTTTCACGTCACAATTTTTGAATCCTAAATAGAAGTCTATACTGTTTATCTGCAGTTCatctagatctcgaggcagtgtgTTAGCAGGACTACGGTGAGCTTATgacctggacatttttctgccataatcgaacattttagaatgcatccagggcacaatttggacgtttgggggCTAGATCTGGTTtaatgatgcggtatataaacccaagatttagattagattagattaatgatGAATATGTGCCAAAAGGGTACCTAaactgaccactggagagatgtaAGCATGACCCACCACCCTCCttcactcagtggcgtagtaaggggggggggcagtcttggCCCCCTCCCCAGCATAGTAATGGGGGTGGTCtgggctcccctccccccactactgcacgcatgccccttcccttcccctggagGTACTCTTTAAgattcctggcacaagcagcaaccccaagcgGCTGATCGTGCTAGCTCTTTCTCTGTCAcatcctggacccgcgcctaggaagtgatgtcagaggaagagccgatgctggggTTGCCTCTCATGCCAGGAATATTAAAAATCCCCAATCTTTATAGGTGGTCTGGATGTTACATAAATGATGTTATCGAATATAGTATtagaaaggacgcctcagccccaccactccaccgcaaaaaattattttagatcgcgggaagcatagtgtggtgcttcatcattggctgtcttttccAGTTTCAATACGAATACGTTAGTTTTATAATTATTGTAAACATTTATCGAATTATATTACAATACTTTATCATTCAATTgtgtttatattattattattattattaggatttttttttatataccgcctatcaaggttatctaagcggttttacaagcaggtactcaagcattttccctatactAATCCAAAGTTTTGGatgatacttatctcagccaaaccaggggagccagacccgacatgtttcgcacataaaTAGTGCTTTCTCAAGGGTCGAATGGAGTTCCTTGATGTGAGTAGTTTCCTGAGTTTGGCCAATGGGCTGCGTGGGGGGCGGGAACTATAATGTAGATGAGTAGCATTTAAATTGTGTACCGaggacgccggcgccatcttttgctcattaaacttttggagtcggatgacggcggcgacctcgGTAAGTTATGAGATATTACACCGGTTCTTAAATGCATTAATTTTTATGTAGAGAGGGGGCTGGTCACAATTGTATGTTACAGCTCCGTTTCTATAttttacaggg from Geotrypetes seraphini chromosome 15, aGeoSer1.1, whole genome shotgun sequence includes these protein-coding regions:
- the RNF223 gene encoding RING finger protein 223; translated protein: MAAAASSEVWHTGAVPIDLQRVDSKDAQPECSICFTTYDNVFKTPKRLQCSHTFCLECVARLVAALPPDQASDQVPCPFCRQPTSIPEQGVPALQTSQEMLSTLPTHLQQEEPVWIEGNKLCYKQISTSDPSIDEMCICLDIGLSKADTPIPPAEPRRTGLRGFCCGCSDWKRILLIALMLLILFCILLWPVQCVLKTGNLRCFSAPTPTTSPPVPGQTMSTH